The following are encoded together in the Aerococcus mictus genome:
- a CDS encoding Rib/alpha-like domain-containing protein: MVGKNNLKVKKEKQSNKFYRYSIRRLSVGVASVAVAAGLLFASDSAVAQAATNEVKASAVETPSALAPVADPKPSEVVTAPVASPAEDKAAAKPVAEETKVAEEKVTPNNESHSAVAKSGLAFGPGLNAQDAIANAGQLPAGTTFSFEKQASKEDPTAVVLVTYPDGTSQRVNVVYTIAEEAKPAQPEANKKAEEKPAEKPAEAEKVEAKKAEEQPKADKSEDKKADKEAKANEKAEDNDQGEKAKADEKPQSEKAEGDKEAEKTKEKKAEKEVKADKKSDKIENRLAFYAAPENSATVTTDTEDKKFGDVKESTVAANAKNALHGFVGLQRSGDLNLLLGDATGQQFVPVQGIKVYFQWYEDGGYTSPVYTTTSGADGQIHLGLPAYLAPDGKFIQFDADTTVSAGHEKYRFWVDEDTIPKDYQLQYITGESVVYPGAALPITQGGASSDTTTNTHNNWKVLLMEKPKEVMHKAAKTSEAKQAGGFLEGKVAWDYESGVGGVQWNTVGQLTSPAPGITVRASYLSDYALKQIYSPETVARMGLKNVDAIRGGNWTNKLEEQLQNWIKEQVAKDPNKWIAETVETKTNAEGKYIIQFNGTWGPARNGKDVATYTRTPGYNFADAVTWTPDQVNRLHTVANSPAEGSFYTGLANYPNRKHINYDWLYVSTVNTDNLRVFTPYNNNQFTAMNGTWGINPGWSGTGFGVGVTNDTQNQLRADFALAPAEVKFNITNYDSGARTAIPGDVAETATTGLPYKDYTNDRFRIVWEDEKGNVVKTGAVQEPDGTGSLKSEPLDTDTVPGAPITKTTNFVAKLYRVDSNGKNADLIAQDNFTVEVNNHVGSKYDEVKFENPKPIDKAKYEAKGLPAGLKIDPNTGNVTGKPTEVGAFDVETKVTVQDPSGPVEGKRVYKYLITDSPLEDGAVGTEYNKTIIPTPIQGYVFKNVKGEFTKPVAGLTIKGNKITGTPTAKVAATEEAPNTKVTYDIYKLNDKGEEVLIKKGHVDNVPLSITAAKENASYDPVYNPAQANVGEEVTSTPTFIDQADKDTVKPEGAKFALGENAPEGAKVDPNTGVVTYTPKAADAGTMVSVPVVVTYKDGSQDTTNAPFIVAEQDKIKDVTDPNSPVPEGYVRLKFNADTKDGSVTGKFADNSKVKAFDVLKGTKFNAPEIQTKFDQVVPTNPVADNPAKKWSSWEPIFDNELAKDTPIEQGLKGDTREYHSVYEDKRFNEDNDGIAKVEIVQEPTKKEYTEDKEGDNKLDPTGTKVKLTDANGVEKVVEPKDFDKYGIKVGLKDVPNYTTDTPLTKKDHDGKKVEVTVPGKDGELKAESKAPIKVKQQEKDALEPSYEPTEANVGQAAKSKAPSFKDSANKPADTPAGATFALGEGAPKGATIDPKTGEVSYTPQAADEGKDVKIPVVVTYGDKTTDTAEATFNVGIRPDVYKPTDPNAPVPEGYHKVTLKAGEGTQVEEKVLHVRDGKAISTDSYPEATIDPAKAKDYKEPITWSVAPDTPISKDEVIVANATKKTDTEKNEPQAKDQTVKVGETPKAEDSIANLKDLPQGTKVAYKEPVDTKTPGEKPATVVVTYPDGSSEEVSAKVQVKDLTDAEKNDPQGQDINTKVGETPNAKDGIKDADKLPKGTTFDFKQPVDTKTPGDKPATVVVTYPDGTKDEVPVTVKVTKNPTQAETTDPTIPAKTEVEDKTNLTPEEKAEVKKKVEDANKDKFPAPKEGQNPTTVEVGSDGTATITYPDGSKDTIPGTDLVVERPKTSVEGTPKTVKPTKDPQDTGLVVKDQDDKTPTKVTAKDEDGQDVPVTVDPETGKVSVTPGPHVDGPITVTVEDKDLPDGKQTFEVPVEGHEAGRDDNGSDKTQADLTDPTVPAKTEVEDKTNLTPEEKAEVKKKVEDANKGKFPEAKPGQNPTTVEVGPDGTATITYPDGSKDTIPGTDLVVERPKTTVEGEPKTVKPTNDLQDTGLVVKNQDDKTPTKVTAKDEDGQDVPVTVDPETGKVSVTPGTNVDGPITVTVEDKDLLNGKQSFEVPVEGHEKGRDDNHSGKTQADLTDPTVPAEKTPVADKNHLTEDEKNNVKKAIEDANKDKFPAPKEGQNPTTVTVDDKGTATITYPDGSKDTIPGDQLVREKTNVDDTAVKAVNPTDEKQGTGVKVNNPDKDTKATAKDEDGKDVPVVINPETGEVEVTPGKNVDGPITVTVTDPDLPGGKKEVTVPVNGHKAGRDDNGSDKTQADLTDPTVPTKTEVEDKNHLTDDEKAKVKKAVEDANKDKFPAAKEGQNPTKVEIGNDGTATITYPDGSKDTIPGKDLVVERPKTTVEGTPKTVKPTNDSQDTGLVVKNKDDKTPTKVTAKDEDGQDVPVTVDPETGKVSVTPGTKVDGPITVTVEDKDLPEGKQSFEVPVEGHEKGRDDNGSDKTQADLTDPVVPAEKTPVADKTNLTQEEKDAVKKAIEDANKDKFPAAKEGQNPTKVEIGNDGTATITYPDGSKDTIPGDQLVREKTNVDDSVVTPVDPTDEKQGTGIKVNNPDKDTKVTAKDEDGKDVPVVINPETGDVEVTPGADVDGPITVTVEDPDLPGGKQEVTVPVKGHEAGRDDNGSDVPNTPSETVEKTTVDDSQVKEVNPTDDQQGTGIKVNNPDKDTKVTAKDEDGKNIPVVINPTTGEVEVTPGTDVDGPIIVTITDPELPGGKKVVVVPVKGHAAGRDDNGSDASPKPATPKPNTVKPGQSGHGNRVAQPVHTNTVVHAATTKANQPSANKASSAKVQSQLPQTGAVAGLASSLALALIGAGSILALGKRRKED; this comes from the coding sequence ATGGTTGGTAAGAATAACCTTAAGGTGAAAAAGGAAAAGCAAAGCAACAAATTCTACCGCTACTCGATTAGACGCTTAAGTGTTGGCGTGGCATCGGTTGCAGTAGCGGCAGGTTTGCTATTTGCTTCCGATTCAGCTGTTGCCCAAGCGGCCACCAACGAAGTCAAGGCTTCAGCAGTGGAAACGCCTAGTGCATTAGCTCCGGTAGCGGACCCTAAACCGAGTGAAGTAGTCACTGCTCCAGTGGCAAGTCCAGCTGAAGATAAAGCAGCAGCTAAACCTGTTGCAGAAGAAACAAAGGTTGCTGAAGAAAAAGTAACTCCTAATAATGAAAGTCATAGCGCTGTCGCTAAGAGCGGCTTAGCCTTTGGGCCTGGCCTTAACGCACAAGACGCAATTGCTAACGCAGGACAATTACCAGCAGGAACGACTTTCAGCTTTGAAAAACAAGCAAGTAAGGAAGATCCAACAGCTGTTGTTTTAGTGACTTATCCTGATGGCACAAGCCAAAGAGTGAATGTTGTTTATACAATCGCTGAAGAAGCTAAACCAGCTCAACCTGAAGCTAACAAGAAGGCGGAAGAAAAACCAGCAGAGAAACCTGCGGAAGCTGAGAAGGTTGAAGCTAAGAAAGCTGAAGAACAACCTAAAGCTGACAAGTCAGAAGATAAGAAGGCCGATAAGGAAGCTAAGGCTAACGAAAAGGCTGAAGATAATGATCAAGGTGAAAAAGCTAAGGCTGACGAGAAACCACAATCTGAAAAAGCTGAAGGAGATAAAGAAGCTGAAAAGACCAAGGAAAAGAAGGCTGAGAAAGAAGTTAAGGCTGACAAGAAATCAGACAAAATAGAAAATCGTTTAGCTTTCTATGCAGCTCCTGAAAACAGTGCAACAGTAACAACTGACACTGAAGATAAGAAATTTGGCGACGTAAAAGAGTCTACTGTAGCCGCTAATGCTAAGAATGCTCTGCATGGTTTTGTTGGACTTCAACGTAGTGGTGACTTGAACTTGCTATTGGGTGATGCCACTGGGCAACAATTTGTCCCGGTGCAAGGCATTAAAGTTTATTTCCAATGGTATGAAGATGGGGGGTATACATCACCTGTCTACACCACAACTTCCGGTGCAGATGGTCAAATCCACTTAGGCTTGCCAGCTTACCTTGCACCAGATGGAAAATTCATTCAATTTGACGCCGATACAACCGTATCAGCAGGTCATGAAAAATATCGCTTCTGGGTGGATGAAGATACGATTCCGAAAGATTACCAATTACAATATATCACGGGTGAATCTGTTGTCTACCCTGGTGCAGCTTTACCAATTACTCAAGGTGGGGCATCATCTGATACGACAACCAATACCCATAACAATTGGAAAGTTCTTTTGATGGAAAAACCAAAGGAAGTGATGCACAAGGCGGCTAAAACATCAGAAGCTAAGCAAGCAGGAGGATTTCTTGAAGGAAAAGTAGCCTGGGACTATGAATCTGGAGTTGGTGGTGTTCAATGGAACACAGTAGGACAACTTACCTCACCAGCACCAGGTATCACCGTAAGAGCTTCCTACCTATCTGATTACGCTTTAAAACAAATTTATAGTCCAGAAACTGTCGCTCGTATGGGTTTGAAGAATGTTGATGCTATTCGTGGCGGTAATTGGACCAATAAGTTAGAAGAACAACTCCAAAATTGGATTAAAGAACAAGTGGCTAAAGATCCTAATAAATGGATTGCTGAAACCGTTGAAACCAAGACCAATGCTGAAGGTAAGTACATTATTCAATTTAATGGTACTTGGGGTCCAGCAAGAAATGGTAAAGATGTTGCTACTTATACTAGAACGCCAGGATACAATTTTGCTGATGCTGTTACATGGACACCGGATCAAGTAAATCGTCTTCACACTGTTGCAAATAGTCCTGCGGAAGGTAGTTTCTATACTGGTTTAGCTAATTACCCAAATCGAAAACACATTAACTATGATTGGCTCTATGTTTCTACAGTAAATACAGACAATCTTCGTGTCTTTACGCCATATAATAATAACCAGTTTACAGCTATGAATGGGACATGGGGGATTAACCCGGGTTGGTCCGGCACAGGCTTCGGTGTAGGGGTAACAAATGATACTCAAAACCAACTTCGTGCTGACTTCGCCCTCGCACCAGCTGAAGTTAAATTTAACATCACCAACTATGACTCAGGGGCAAGAACTGCTATTCCTGGGGATGTAGCTGAAACCGCGACAACCGGCTTACCTTACAAAGACTATACCAACGATCGCTTTAGAATTGTTTGGGAAGATGAAAAAGGGAACGTCGTTAAGACAGGTGCTGTTCAAGAACCTGATGGAACAGGTTCATTAAAATCAGAACCTCTTGATACAGATACTGTTCCTGGTGCGCCTATTACTAAGACCACTAACTTTGTTGCTAAACTATACCGCGTGGACTCAAATGGTAAGAATGCAGATTTAATTGCCCAAGATAACTTTACCGTTGAAGTCAATAATCACGTTGGATCTAAATACGATGAAGTTAAGTTTGAAAATCCAAAACCTATTGATAAAGCAAAATATGAAGCCAAGGGACTACCAGCAGGTCTTAAAATAGATCCAAATACTGGTAATGTCACTGGTAAACCAACTGAAGTAGGGGCCTTTGATGTTGAAACAAAGGTAACCGTACAAGACCCATCTGGTCCTGTTGAAGGTAAGCGGGTTTATAAATATTTAATTACAGATTCACCACTAGAAGATGGTGCGGTAGGAACTGAATACAATAAGACCATCATACCAACCCCAATTCAAGGCTATGTCTTCAAGAACGTTAAGGGTGAGTTCACTAAACCAGTCGCCGGCCTTACCATTAAAGGTAATAAGATTACCGGTACGCCGACTGCTAAAGTAGCGGCTACTGAAGAAGCGCCTAATACCAAGGTAACTTATGACATCTACAAGCTGAACGATAAGGGCGAAGAAGTTCTTATTAAGAAGGGCCATGTCGATAATGTTCCATTATCGATTACAGCAGCTAAGGAAAATGCTTCCTACGACCCAGTCTACAACCCAGCCCAAGCCAATGTCGGTGAAGAAGTCACCTCAACGCCTACATTCATTGACCAAGCTGACAAAGATACTGTCAAACCAGAAGGCGCTAAGTTCGCTTTAGGCGAAAACGCTCCAGAGGGTGCTAAAGTTGATCCTAACACAGGTGTTGTCACCTACACACCTAAGGCTGCTGACGCAGGAACCATGGTTAGCGTCCCAGTGGTTGTGACCTACAAGGATGGTTCACAAGACACCACCAATGCGCCTTTCATTGTCGCAGAACAAGACAAGATTAAAGATGTTACCGATCCAAATTCTCCTGTACCTGAAGGCTATGTGCGTCTGAAATTCAATGCGGACACCAAGGACGGTTCAGTAACTGGTAAATTTGCGGACAATTCTAAGGTGAAAGCCTTCGACGTTCTTAAAGGAACCAAGTTCAACGCCCCAGAAATTCAAACTAAATTTGATCAAGTTGTGCCTACAAACCCAGTAGCGGATAACCCTGCCAAGAAATGGTCATCATGGGAACCAATCTTTGACAATGAATTAGCCAAAGATACTCCGATTGAACAAGGGCTTAAAGGCGACACCCGCGAATACCATTCAGTTTACGAAGACAAACGCTTTAACGAAGACAATGACGGTATCGCTAAGGTTGAAATCGTTCAAGAACCAACCAAGAAGGAATATACCGAAGACAAGGAAGGCGACAACAAGCTTGACCCAACTGGCACTAAGGTGAAATTAACTGATGCCAATGGTGTAGAAAAAGTTGTTGAACCAAAAGACTTCGATAAGTATGGCATTAAAGTTGGCCTCAAAGACGTGCCTAACTACACCACTGATACACCTCTAACCAAGAAAGACCATGACGGTAAGAAGGTTGAAGTCACTGTTCCAGGTAAGGATGGCGAACTCAAGGCTGAATCTAAGGCCCCAATCAAGGTAAAACAACAAGAAAAGGATGCCTTAGAACCAAGCTATGAACCAACTGAAGCTAATGTTGGTCAAGCTGCTAAATCTAAAGCACCAAGCTTCAAGGACAGCGCTAATAAGCCAGCGGACACACCAGCCGGCGCAACTTTCGCTCTAGGTGAAGGTGCTCCTAAGGGCGCTACAATCGATCCTAAGACAGGGGAAGTTAGCTACACCCCTCAAGCAGCTGACGAAGGTAAGGATGTCAAAATCCCAGTTGTGGTAACTTATGGTGATAAGACCACCGATACAGCTGAAGCTACCTTCAATGTGGGTATACGGCCTGACGTTTATAAACCAACTGATCCAAATGCTCCAGTTCCAGAAGGCTACCATAAGGTAACGCTTAAAGCTGGTGAGGGTACTCAAGTTGAAGAAAAAGTTCTTCACGTAAGAGATGGTAAGGCTATTTCAACTGATTCGTATCCAGAGGCAACTATCGATCCAGCTAAAGCTAAGGACTACAAAGAACCAATCACTTGGTCCGTTGCACCTGATACACCAATTAGTAAAGACGAAGTCATTGTAGCTAATGCAACTAAGAAGACAGATACAGAAAAGAATGAACCACAAGCTAAGGACCAAACCGTTAAAGTCGGTGAAACACCAAAAGCAGAAGATTCAATCGCAAACCTGAAAGACCTTCCACAAGGTACCAAGGTAGCCTACAAGGAACCAGTTGATACTAAGACTCCAGGTGAAAAACCAGCGACAGTTGTGGTAACCTACCCAGATGGTTCAAGCGAAGAAGTTTCAGCTAAAGTCCAAGTTAAAGACTTAACTGATGCAGAAAAGAACGATCCACAAGGTCAAGATATCAACACTAAAGTTGGCGAAACACCAAACGCTAAAGATGGTATCAAGGATGCTGACAAGTTACCTAAGGGCACTACTTTTGACTTCAAGCAACCTGTAGACACCAAGACACCAGGCGACAAGCCAGCAACTGTTGTGGTGACATACCCAGATGGGACCAAGGATGAAGTTCCTGTAACTGTTAAAGTTACTAAGAACCCAACTCAAGCGGAAACAACTGATCCAACTATTCCAGCTAAGACTGAAGTCGAGGATAAGACTAACTTAACTCCTGAAGAAAAAGCTGAAGTTAAGAAGAAAGTTGAAGACGCTAATAAAGATAAATTCCCAGCTCCTAAGGAAGGTCAAAATCCAACCACAGTTGAAGTCGGTTCAGACGGTACCGCTACAATTACTTACCCAGATGGATCCAAAGACACCATCCCAGGCACGGACTTAGTAGTCGAAAGACCTAAGACAAGTGTTGAAGGTACACCTAAGACTGTTAAGCCAACTAAAGATCCTCAAGATACCGGCCTTGTTGTGAAGGACCAAGACGACAAGACCCCAACCAAGGTGACTGCTAAGGACGAAGATGGCCAAGATGTTCCGGTAACTGTTGACCCAGAAACTGGCAAAGTTTCCGTAACTCCAGGTCCCCATGTTGACGGCCCAATCACAGTCACCGTTGAAGACAAAGACTTACCAGACGGTAAACAAACATTCGAAGTCCCAGTTGAAGGCCACGAAGCCGGACGCGACGACAATGGTTCAGACAAGACTCAAGCAGATCTAACTGATCCAACTGTCCCAGCTAAGACCGAAGTTGAAGACAAGACTAACTTAACTCCTGAAGAAAAAGCTGAAGTTAAGAAGAAAGTCGAAGACGCTAATAAGGGTAAATTCCCTGAAGCTAAACCAGGTCAAAACCCAACTACAGTTGAAGTTGGCCCAGACGGTACAGCTACAATTACCTACCCAGATGGATCCAAAGACACCATCCCAGGTACGGACTTAGTCGTTGAAAGGCCTAAGACTACTGTTGAGGGCGAACCTAAGACAGTTAAGCCAACCAATGATCTTCAAGACACTGGACTTGTTGTGAAGAACCAAGACGACAAGACCCCAACCAAGGTGACCGCTAAGGATGAAGATGGCCAAGATGTTCCTGTAACGGTTGATCCAGAAACTGGTAAAGTTTCCGTAACTCCAGGTACCAATGTTGATGGGCCTATCACTGTCACCGTTGAAGATAAAGACTTACTAAATGGTAAACAAAGTTTCGAAGTCCCAGTAGAAGGTCACGAAAAAGGTCGCGACGACAACCATTCAGGTAAGACTCAAGCTGATCTAACAGATCCAACTGTTCCAGCTGAAAAGACTCCAGTCGCTGACAAGAACCACTTAACAGAAGATGAAAAGAATAATGTTAAGAAGGCTATCGAAGACGCTAACAAGGACAAATTCCCAGCTCCTAAGGAAGGTCAAAACCCAACAACCGTAACCGTTGATGACAAGGGTACCGCAACCATCACTTACCCAGATGGGTCTAAAGACACCATTCCTGGTGACCAATTAGTCCGTGAAAAGACTAATGTTGATGACACTGCAGTTAAAGCTGTTAACCCAACCGATGAAAAACAAGGTACCGGCGTTAAAGTCAACAATCCTGATAAAGACACCAAGGCAACCGCTAAGGATGAAGATGGCAAGGACGTTCCTGTAGTTATCAATCCAGAAACCGGTGAAGTGGAAGTCACCCCAGGGAAGAACGTTGATGGTCCGATTACCGTTACTGTCACTGATCCAGATCTACCAGGCGGTAAAAAGGAAGTCACTGTTCCTGTTAACGGTCATAAAGCTGGTCGCGATGACAACGGTTCAGACAAGACCCAAGCCGACTTAACTGACCCAACTGTTCCAACTAAGACAGAAGTCGAAGACAAGAACCACTTAACAGATGACGAAAAAGCAAAAGTTAAGAAGGCTGTCGAAGACGCCAACAAGGATAAATTCCCTGCGGCTAAGGAAGGTCAAAATCCAACTAAGGTTGAAATCGGCAATGACGGTACTGCAACCATTACCTACCCAGATGGATCAAAAGACACCATCCCAGGTAAAGACTTAGTGGTTGAAAGACCTAAGACAACAGTAGAAGGAACTCCTAAGACAGTTAAACCAACCAATGATTCTCAAGACACCGGACTTGTTGTGAAGAACAAAGACGACAAGACCCCAACCAAGGTAACCGCTAAGGATGAAGACGGCCAAGATGTTCCTGTAACGGTTGATCCAGAAACAGGTAAAGTTTCCGTAACTCCTGGTACTAAGGTTGACGGCCCAATCACCGTTACTGTTGAAGACAAAGACTTGCCAGAAGGCAAACAAAGCTTCGAAGTTCCAGTTGAAGGTCACGAAAAAGGTCGCGATGACAACGGCTCAGATAAGACCCAAGCAGACTTAACGGACCCAGTCGTTCCAGCTGAGAAGACTCCAGTTGCTGACAAGACAAACTTAACCCAAGAAGAAAAAGATGCGGTTAAGAAAGCTATTGAAGATGCCAACAAGGATAAATTCCCTGCAGCTAAGGAAGGTCAAAACCCAACTAAGGTTGAAATCGGCAATGATGGTACCGCAACCATCACTTACCCAGATGGCTCTAAGGATACTATCCCAGGTGACCAATTAGTCCGTGAGAAGACTAATGTTGACGACTCTGTGGTTACACCTGTTGACCCAACGGATGAAAAACAAGGCACTGGTATCAAGGTTAATAATCCTGATAAAGACACCAAGGTAACCGCTAAAGATGAAGACGGTAAGGATGTTCCTGTAGTCATCAATCCGGAAACCGGTGACGTGGAAGTGACTCCAGGTGCTGACGTTGACGGCCCAATCACTGTTACCGTTGAAGATCCAGACCTCCCAGGTGGTAAGCAAGAAGTTACCGTTCCAGTTAAGGGACACGAAGCAGGTCGCGATGATAACGGTTCTGATGTGCCTAATACACCAAGTGAAACAGTTGAAAAGACCACAGTAGATGACTCACAAGTCAAAGAAGTCAACCCAACTGATGACCAACAAGGGACTGGCATCAAGGTGAATAACCCTGATAAAGACACCAAGGTAACCGCTAAGGATGAAGACGGCAAGAACATTCCTGTTGTTATCAATCCAACAACTGGTGAAGTGGAAGTGACCCCAGGCACCGACGTTGACGGTCCAATTATTGTTACCATCACTGATCCAGAATTACCAGGTGGTAAGAAGGTAGTTGTGGTTCCAGTTAAAGGCCATGCTGCAGGTCGCGATGACAATGGTTCAGATGCAAGTCCAAAACCTGCCACTCCTAAACCTAATACGGTAAAACCAGGACAATCAGGTCACGGCAATCGAGTTGCTCAACCAGTTCATACAAACACTGTAGTACATGCAGCAACGACAAAAGCAAATCAACCATCAGCTAATAAAGCAAGCTCTGCCAAAGTACAAAGTCAACTCCCTCAAACAGGTGCAGTGGCAGGTCTAGCAAGCTCATTAGCTCTAGCTCTTATCGGAGCCGGTAGTATTCTTGCTCTTGGTAAAAGAAGAAAAGAAGACTAG
- the argS gene encoding arginine--tRNA ligase codes for MNIKQHIAKIIQAEVSDYLSLDQVEDVLEVPKHEGQGDLAFPAFILAKSLRQAPQKIASELAGKLSDDLIDHVEAVGPYINFFLKADKISAAVLADILDKESAYGQLAIGDGENICIDMSSPNIAKPMSMGHLRSTVIGNAIGNIVEKVGFQPVRINHLGDWGTQFGKLIVAYRKWGDEETVRQNPIEELNRLYVYFHQMADEDDSLNDEARQAFKELEGGNPEELELWQWMREKSLEEFQSIYDLLGIDFDSMNGEAFYNDKMDAVIDELEEKDLLKVDQGATLVDLEAYDLIPALVKKSDGATLYMTRDLAAVFYRKRTYDFDQCLYVVGNEQSVHFKQLKAVIKEMGYDWYEDIHHIPFGLITQGGKKLSTRKGKVVLLESVLKEAIRLAQEQINSKNPDLTDKDQVAEAVGVGAVVFHDLKNDRLNNFDFQLEEVVQFEGETGPYVQYANARAQSILRKANVGKPSLEDLKLADDESYAVVKQLNRFPEVIAKAYESYEPSVIAKYTLQLAQRFNKYYAHTRVLEEDDQLNARLALVYAVSVVLTEGLRLLGVQAPKEM; via the coding sequence ATGAACATTAAACAACATATTGCAAAAATTATTCAAGCAGAAGTTAGTGATTATTTAAGTCTAGACCAAGTAGAAGATGTCTTAGAAGTGCCTAAGCATGAAGGCCAAGGAGACCTGGCTTTTCCGGCTTTTATCCTCGCTAAATCACTACGCCAAGCCCCTCAAAAGATCGCCAGTGAATTAGCCGGTAAACTCAGTGATGATTTAATCGATCATGTTGAAGCAGTGGGGCCTTACATTAACTTCTTCTTAAAGGCCGATAAGATCTCTGCCGCTGTCCTAGCTGATATCTTGGATAAGGAATCTGCTTACGGCCAATTAGCTATTGGGGACGGGGAGAATATTTGTATTGATATGTCGAGCCCAAATATTGCTAAACCTATGTCAATGGGCCACCTCCGTTCCACCGTTATTGGGAACGCCATTGGTAATATCGTTGAAAAGGTTGGTTTCCAACCGGTTCGCATTAACCACTTAGGGGACTGGGGAACCCAATTTGGTAAACTCATCGTTGCCTACCGTAAATGGGGTGACGAAGAAACGGTTCGCCAAAATCCCATCGAGGAATTGAACCGCTTGTATGTTTACTTCCACCAAATGGCTGATGAAGACGATTCTTTGAATGATGAAGCGCGCCAGGCCTTTAAAGAATTAGAAGGTGGCAACCCAGAAGAATTGGAATTATGGCAATGGATGCGGGAGAAATCCTTAGAAGAATTCCAAAGTATCTATGATTTACTAGGTATCGATTTTGATTCCATGAATGGGGAAGCCTTCTATAATGACAAGATGGATGCAGTGATTGACGAGTTAGAAGAAAAAGACCTGCTCAAAGTGGACCAAGGAGCTACCCTAGTTGATTTAGAAGCCTATGATTTGATCCCAGCCTTAGTGAAGAAGTCTGATGGGGCGACCCTTTATATGACTCGTGACTTGGCAGCCGTCTTCTACCGTAAGCGGACTTATGACTTTGACCAATGTCTCTATGTGGTTGGAAATGAACAGTCTGTCCACTTCAAACAATTAAAAGCAGTCATTAAAGAAATGGGCTATGACTGGTATGAAGATATTCACCATATTCCCTTCGGTTTAATTACCCAAGGGGGCAAGAAACTCTCTACCCGGAAAGGGAAAGTGGTTCTCTTAGAATCTGTCCTCAAGGAAGCGATTCGTTTAGCCCAAGAGCAGATCAACAGTAAAAACCCTGACCTCACTGATAAAGACCAAGTGGCAGAAGCCGTTGGTGTGGGCGCAGTGGTCTTCCATGACCTCAAGAATGACCGCTTGAATAACTTTGACTTCCAATTAGAAGAAGTGGTCCAATTTGAAGGAGAAACTGGTCCTTATGTCCAATACGCCAATGCTAGGGCGCAATCCATCTTGCGTAAGGCTAATGTTGGTAAACCAAGTCTAGAGGACTTAAAATTGGCTGATGACGAGTCTTATGCGGTGGTCAAACAATTAAATCGTTTCCCAGAAGTTATTGCTAAGGCCTATGAAAGTTATGAACCTAGTGTGATCGCTAAGTATACGCTTCAATTAGCCCAACGCTTTAATAAATATTATGCCCATACTCGGGTCCTTGAAGAAGATGACCAATTAAACGCACGCTTAGCTTTAGTTTATGCAGTCTCAGTGGTCTTGACTGAAGGCTTGAGACTCTTAGGCGTTCAAGCACCTAAAGAAATGTAA